Proteins encoded together in one Lathyrus oleraceus cultivar Zhongwan6 chromosome 5, CAAS_Psat_ZW6_1.0, whole genome shotgun sequence window:
- the LOC127087571 gene encoding uncharacterized protein LOC127087571, translated as MRVKTVMQDDIYATLAKFEAYSKELATKTLIQQNARNYSEPEPYIYTNYSLKEDSSYQLEETLIECIKMTQLNFEKLNRHQETVLSNMETSFENLEIQLGQISIQLALKLRSSGNFYENILDSPRDAEFERAVKQECEVFDEGGVEETFTQFIKITQINFRKINRKKETLQRDMEASFENLGNGSKEKQLFSSIIINQTRVEWTK; from the exons ATGCGAGTCAAGACAGTCATGCAAGATGACATCTATGCTACCTTGGCAAAGTTTGAAGCTTATTCAAAGGAACTTGCAACAAAAACTCTAATTCAACAAAATGCTCGAAATTATTCAGAGCCAGAACCTTACATTTATACTAATTATTCATTGAAAGAGGATTCATCATATCAACTTGAAGAGACCCTGATTGAGTGCATAAAGATGACTCAACTCAATTTCGAGAAACTCAATAGACATCAAGAGACTGTGCTAAGTAACATGGAAACATCCTTCGAGAATTTAGAGATACAACTTGGTCAAATATCCATCCAATTAGCATTAAAACTGAGATCTAGTGGGAATTTCTATGAAAATATATTAGATAGTCCTAGGGATGCAGAATTTGAAAGAGCAGTCAAACAAGAATGTGAGGTATTCGATGAAGGAGGAGTAGAAGAAACCTTCACTCAGTTCATAAAGATTACTCAAATCAATTTCCGAAAAATCAACAGGAAGAAAGAAACCTTGCAGAGGGACATGGAAGCATCCTTCGAGAACTTAG GAAATGGGTCCAAAGAGAAGCAACTCTTCTCGAGCATCATCATCAATCAGACGAGGGTAGAGTGGACCAAATAG